In the genome of Vicingus serpentipes, the window TAGTCATCCTCTTTTTTTGTCACAAGCTGAAGATTTAGCCAATCACCATAGGGAAGAAGGAATGAGGGTGGTTATCGTTACTCCAAACCAAATTTATAATGAATTTTCATCAGGCTCTCAAGATATTGTAGCGATTAGAGATTTTGTTAGAATGTTCTATGAAAGAGCAACTTCTTCAGATGATATGCCTAAGTATTTACTTTTATTTGGAGATGGCTCTTACGATAATAAAAATAGGTTAACTGATAATACAAACTTTATCCCAACATATCAATCTGTTAACTCTCTATCAATTACAGGTTCTTTAGTTTCTGATGATTATTTTGGTTTATTGGATCCCAATGAGGGTAAATGGTCTTCTACAACTGAATATGTTGACCTTGGGATTGGAAGGTTTCCCGTTAAATCTATTGAAGAAGCCGATAATGTTGTGAATAAAGTTATAAATTATAATACGGCTATGACTATGAAAGATTGGAGGAATAGAATTGAGTTTATAGGAGATGATGAGGATGGAAATACTCATATGTCACAATCGAATCAATTAGCTGGAATAGTGGAGATTGATAATCCAAATTATAATGAGGATAAAATATTTTTTGATGCTTATAAACAAATTTCTACACCAGGAGGGAATAGATACCCTGAAGTTAATGAAGCTATAATCAAATCTTTTGAAGAAGGTGCCTTAATTGTTAATTATACAGGTCATGGTGGAGAAACCGGTCTTGGTCATGAAAGAGTTTTTACGGTTAGTGATATAAATGGTATAGAAAATCCTAATAATTTACCTCTGATGGTAACAGCAACATGTGAATTTAGTCGATTTGATGACCCTAAGAGGACTTCCGCAGGTGAATTAGTATTGTTAAATAAAGGAGGGGGAATTGCTTTGTTGACAACTGTAAGGTTGGTTTATTCAACTCCAAATTTTTATTTAAATAAAACTTTTTATGACAAAGTATTTGAACCTGTTAACAATGAAATGCCTAGGCTTGGTGATGTTTTTATGGAGGTTAAAAATTTAAATGCAAGTAATTCAAATAACAGAAATTTTACTCTTTTAGGTGACCCTGCTCTTCGATTGGCATATCCTATACATGATGTTGCTACAAAAAAATTTAATGGAGCTTTTTTAAGCGCTACTATCGATACAGTTAGAGCTCTAGATAAGGTTACGGTTGAAGGTCAGGTTCAAGACGAGAATGGACAAAAATTATCAAATTTTAATGGAATAATTTATCCTACAGTTTTTGATAAGAAAAAAGAAATAACTACGCTATCAAATGATGGAGGAACTCCATTTATTTTTGACTTACAAACTAACAAGCTTTTTAAAGGAAAAGTAAGCGTCGTAAATGGTGATTTTAGTTTCTCTTTTGTTGTGCCTAAAGATATAGCATACAATTATGGAACTGGAAAGATTAGTTATTATGCCGAAAATCAAGTTGAAGATGCAAGTGGATCTTTTTCTGATTTTTATATTGGAGGTACTTCTCAGAACTTTGAAGCGGATAATGAAGGTCCTGAAATTGAACTTTATATGAATGATAAGACTTTTGTTTTTGGAGGGTTGACAGATGAAAGTCCAAATATGTTGGCCTATGTTAGTGATATACATGGTATTAATATGGTGGGGAATGGAATTGGACATGATATTGTTGCTGTTCTTGATGATAAAACAGATGAAGCTTTTATTTTAAACGATTACTATGAAGCTGATTTAAATAGTTACCAAAGAGGTGTGATAAAGTTCCCTTTTAAAGATTTAGAGGAAGGAAGACATAAGTTAACATTGAAAGTTTGGGATGTTTATAATAACTCAAGGGAAGTAACGACAGAATTTGTGGTTCAAAAAGCTAAAGATATTGTTATAGATCGAGTATATAATTATCCAAATCCATTTACAACGCATACAGAGTTTTGGTTTGAGCATAATCAGGCGAATAAGCAAATATATGCTCAGGTACAGATTTTTACTGTTTCAGGAAAGTTAGTTAAAACTTTAGAAAAAAATATTCTTAATGAAGGTTTTAGATCAACTTCAATAACTTGGGATGGTTTGGATGAATATGGAGATAAATTAGCTAGAGGTGTTTATGTATACCGACTGAAAGTTAGAGCTGAAAATTTATCGATGGCAGATAAATATGAAAAATTAGTTATTTTATAATAACAACAATAAAGTTAGATACTTGTCGTTTTTTAATCTCTATATAAAAGGATAACAGATTTAAGAATTAACGTATATTTGCTATCCTTATAATTTTTTAAGTGAATGAAAAGAGTAGTATTAGGATTATTAACTGTTATATCAGTTTCTCAAATAAAAGCACAAAGCGACCTTAATAGAGGAGCCTTACAATTAAACACAATTACAACTGCGGTACCTTTTTTATTGATAGCTCCTGACTCAAGAGCTGGTGCACTAGGAGATGCGGGTGTAGCAACTTCTCCTGATGCAAACTCAATACACTGGAATCCAGCAAAAATGGCTTTTATAGAAAAAGAAATGGGAGTTTCTATTTCTTATTCTCCATGGTTGAGAAGATTAGTTCCAGATATTAGTTTATCCTATGTTAGTTTGTATAAAAAATTAGGTGATGACCACGCAATAGGAGGTTCTCTTCGTTATTTTTCATTAGGAGATATTAAGTTTACAGATGAAACAGGTAATGCATTAGGAGATTTTAGACCTGCAGAGTTCGCTGTTGACATTGCTTATGCAAGAAAATTAAGTGATCGTTTCTCAGGTGGTATTGCTGCTAGATATATTTATTCTAATTTAACTGGAGGTATTGATGTAAGTGGAGCTGGAACAAGAGCCGGAACAAGTTTTGCTGTTGATGTAAGTGGGTTTTACACGAATGAGGATGCTGAATTATTTGGACAAGATGTTATTTTTAATGTTGGATTAAATGTTTCAAATATAGGTGCCAAAATATCTTATACAGATGACGCAAATAAAGATTTTATTCCTATTAATATGAAGTTAGGACAATCCTTAGCTTTTGTATTGGATGATTATAACTCTATTGCAATTATTACAGATGTAAATAAATTGTTAGTTCCAACCCCTCCAATTTATGCAACTGATGATAAAGGAGATCCAATAATTGATAATACAACTGGAGAGCAAGTAATAGAATCTGGAAAAGATCCTAATGTAGGAATAATGTCTGGTATGATTCAGTCGTTTAGTGATGCCCCAGGTGGGTTTTCGGAAGAGCTTAAGGAGTATAATCTATCTGCAGGTTTGGAATATTGGTACAATAAGCAATTTGCAGTTAGAACAGGATACTTTCATGAACATTTAACCAAAGGGAATAGAAAATACGTAACACTTGGTGCAGGATTAAAAATGAATGTTTTTAGTGTCGATTTTTCTTATTTAATAGCAATGACTCAAAATAATCCATTAGCAAACACAATGAGATTTTCGTTGATGTTTAATTTTGAAGACTTCAAAAAACAAGGTAAAAGCGGAGAATAAGTTAAATTATGAAGATTAAAGTTGGTTTCGGTTTTGATGTACATCAACTGAAAGATGGTGCTGATTTCTGGTTGGGTGGTATAATGATACCTCACACAAAAGGTTCTATAGGACATTCAGATGCAGATGTTTTAATTCATACAATTTGTGATGCTTTATTGGGAGCAGCTAATCTAAGAGATATAGGTTTTCACTTTCCACCTTCAGATAGTAAATACAAAGGGATAGATAGTAAAATTCTTTTAAAAGATGTGGTTGCTTTAGTTGAAGAAAAAGGTTTTTCTATAGGTAATATCGATGCAACAATTGCTCTTCAAGAGCCCAAAATCAACCCTCATATTCCAGAAATGAAAAAAGTGCTATCTTCAATAATGAATATTGAAGAAGACGATGTTTCTATAAAAGCAACCACAACAGAGAGATTAGGATTTGAAGGTAGAGAAGAGGGTGTCTCAGCTTACGCTGTTGTCCTGATTCAAAAATAAAATGGCAATTATTCAACAAAAAATATCTTTAAAATCTTACAATACTTTTGGAATAGATGTTCTAGCAAATAAATTTATTGAAGTTTCAAGTCAAATAGAATTAAAAGAAGTTTTAGAGCATAATCAAGATCCCCTTCTAATTTTAGGAGGAGGTAGCAATATTCTTTTAATAGAAGATTTTAAGGGATTAGTTTTAAAAAATAATTTTAAAGGTATAGAATTAGTTAATGAAACTGAGAATGATGTTACACTTAATGTTGGAGGAGGAGAAACTTGGCATGAGTTTGTTTTATATTGTGTAAATAACGGTTTTGCAGGTATAGAGAATTTATCATTAATACCAGGGAATGTTGGTGCTAGTCCAATGCAAAACATTGGAGCCTATGGTGTAGAAGTTAAGGATGTTATTAAAGAGGTTGAAGCGATTAGTTTAGAAGATTTTTCTATTAGAAATTTTACTAATCAAGAATGTGATTTTGGCTATAGAACTAGCATTTTTAAAACTACGGAAAAAGGTAATTATTTTATTAGTTCCGTTACATTTAAGCTATCAAAGCAACCGCTTATAAATACAAGCTATGGTGCAATTAATAGTGAATTAGAACATAGAGGAATAAAAA includes:
- the porU gene encoding type IX secretion system sortase PorU, which produces MRFFKLLIIIFLPLIGFSGNKIIEGEIDWQNNIENNTLDGEKRTFFSFKNANYDEDKDFLAFFSHRIKLNNERIVSVSIINIEYENIQVNLEKNIAGITYVSDNIDLQFYNAIQKKQNFGVINFTPLVFVSGNYQKIKSYKINVVTAPVISTVSSTSKTFIPNSVLSSGEWFKIGVVEDGVYKLSYSFLKGIGVEIDNINPQSIKIYGNGGKMLPELNSDFRFDDIQQNAIEVFGELDGRFDIEDYVLFYGQSPNLWSYDQSNQIFTHEINRFSDTTFYYITVSNTGESPKRITTQGSLSSPNNIVTSFNDYGYYERDLYNLIKSGRDWYGDVFDVKTSYDYVFNFPNIDLSTAAKISVSGAARYSSSSNFAVGVSNSNFNVTFGSVSLQNYSGPYASASNASMTFTPNSSLLNVNVVYNKPSSTSVAWIDEIELNVRRNLVMTGDQLFFRDAQSVGVGNVSQFNLSNASNISKIWDVTDPLNVKEQFFTLGSLASFSCSTSELKHFVAFNNNYKTQVFNKGRVNNQNLHGLSAQDMIIVSHPLFLSQAEDLANHHREEGMRVVIVTPNQIYNEFSSGSQDIVAIRDFVRMFYERATSSDDMPKYLLLFGDGSYDNKNRLTDNTNFIPTYQSVNSLSITGSLVSDDYFGLLDPNEGKWSSTTEYVDLGIGRFPVKSIEEADNVVNKVINYNTAMTMKDWRNRIEFIGDDEDGNTHMSQSNQLAGIVEIDNPNYNEDKIFFDAYKQISTPGGNRYPEVNEAIIKSFEEGALIVNYTGHGGETGLGHERVFTVSDINGIENPNNLPLMVTATCEFSRFDDPKRTSAGELVLLNKGGGIALLTTVRLVYSTPNFYLNKTFYDKVFEPVNNEMPRLGDVFMEVKNLNASNSNNRNFTLLGDPALRLAYPIHDVATKKFNGAFLSATIDTVRALDKVTVEGQVQDENGQKLSNFNGIIYPTVFDKKKEITTLSNDGGTPFIFDLQTNKLFKGKVSVVNGDFSFSFVVPKDIAYNYGTGKISYYAENQVEDASGSFSDFYIGGTSQNFEADNEGPEIELYMNDKTFVFGGLTDESPNMLAYVSDIHGINMVGNGIGHDIVAVLDDKTDEAFILNDYYEADLNSYQRGVIKFPFKDLEEGRHKLTLKVWDVYNNSREVTTEFVVQKAKDIVIDRVYNYPNPFTTHTEFWFEHNQANKQIYAQVQIFTVSGKLVKTLEKNILNEGFRSTSITWDGLDEYGDKLARGVYVYRLKVRAENLSMADKYEKLVIL
- the porV gene encoding type IX secretion system outer membrane channel protein PorV → MKRVVLGLLTVISVSQIKAQSDLNRGALQLNTITTAVPFLLIAPDSRAGALGDAGVATSPDANSIHWNPAKMAFIEKEMGVSISYSPWLRRLVPDISLSYVSLYKKLGDDHAIGGSLRYFSLGDIKFTDETGNALGDFRPAEFAVDIAYARKLSDRFSGGIAARYIYSNLTGGIDVSGAGTRAGTSFAVDVSGFYTNEDAELFGQDVIFNVGLNVSNIGAKISYTDDANKDFIPINMKLGQSLAFVLDDYNSIAIITDVNKLLVPTPPIYATDDKGDPIIDNTTGEQVIESGKDPNVGIMSGMIQSFSDAPGGFSEELKEYNLSAGLEYWYNKQFAVRTGYFHEHLTKGNRKYVTLGAGLKMNVFSVDFSYLIAMTQNNPLANTMRFSLMFNFEDFKKQGKSGE
- the ispF gene encoding 2-C-methyl-D-erythritol 2,4-cyclodiphosphate synthase, which translates into the protein MKIKVGFGFDVHQLKDGADFWLGGIMIPHTKGSIGHSDADVLIHTICDALLGAANLRDIGFHFPPSDSKYKGIDSKILLKDVVALVEEKGFSIGNIDATIALQEPKINPHIPEMKKVLSSIMNIEEDDVSIKATTTERLGFEGREEGVSAYAVVLIQK
- the murB gene encoding UDP-N-acetylmuramate dehydrogenase, whose protein sequence is MAIIQQKISLKSYNTFGIDVLANKFIEVSSQIELKEVLEHNQDPLLILGGGSNILLIEDFKGLVLKNNFKGIELVNETENDVTLNVGGGETWHEFVLYCVNNGFAGIENLSLIPGNVGASPMQNIGAYGVEVKDVIKEVEAISLEDFSIRNFTNQECDFGYRTSIFKTTEKGNYFISSVTFKLSKQPLINTSYGAINSELEHRGIKNPTIKDVSEAVIAIRQSKLPNPSKIGNSGSFFKNPVVSKMVKDKILEKYIDVPNYEQSNGTFKIAAGWLIEQCGWKGKRIANYGVHDKQALVLVNYGGSTGKEIFDLSSDIIKSVENKFNITLEREVNII